The following nucleotide sequence is from Gammaproteobacteria bacterium.
TTTTCACGCCATACGTCGGTACTGATAGAGGTAGACGTGAGATCAATTATGACGCGTCCCTCTCCATTCGGACCGCGTTTGAAATCAACATTGGTGACGCCCTTGGCGATAGCCGATACCGCCGGTGTGGATTCGGTAATACTTGTGGTTCCGCTGGCAGCGGGTTGGGAGGCAGACGCAGGCAGAACGCTTTGATCTCCGCCAGCGAGGGTCAGGGTAACCTGGTTGCCACTAACACTGGTGGCGTAATCAGCCTTCTGGGAAAGGTTGAGTACGACGCGGGTTCGATTCTTGGAGGCGGCGGTTATGATACTTTGCATCGAACCGATGCCTACCTGCATGCTGCGTTGCTGCAGCTTGTTTTCGGTTTCGCTAAAATCGAGCGCGATACGGGCGGGTTCGTCGATTGTAAAAGTGCGTGGTGCAACAGCGGTATCGTCGAAGGTAAACACCACCTGGACCGTGTTGCCCGTCATCACCGAGTAATCGAGACCGATCAGTGCCCGTGCCGAAGCGTCGCCAAAGGCCAACAGGAGCAGTCCCGCCAGCGAGGCTTTCAGTAATCCCGTTATTTTCATTTTACTACTCACACTTTTCATGGTGTTTCCTCTCGTTACTCAATCAGCGCGACCGCCGATGAGCGCTCGATATAGTTTCCCAGACCGTCAGGGACAATTTCTGTTAATTCAATAATCTGGTCAGTAACCGAAAGAATTCGGCCATGGTTCTGTCCCATGTAGTTACCCTCGATCACACGATGAATCGTATTATCGGGTGCAAAAATAAGGCCCCATTTGATGCCGTCTTTATCGTCGATAGTGCCCTTCAGGCGCAGCGTATCAAGAGGGAAGTCTTCAAGCGGTTCTCTCACTCGATCGATGTCGGGTCTAAGGCCCGAGGCGAGTTCGTTAATTTCTTCAGGATTTTCGTCGGGACGCCTGAAATCGACCAGCTTGAAAGGGTCACGTAAATCGTGCGAGGCGTACTCAAAATTCTGGTACGGTTGAAACTCCGGGATCGGTTCGATCCGTCCGGGCGGACGCTCCCTGATCTCCTGCACGAATTGTTGCAGATCCCCGAGACCGGCACCGCAGCCTGAAAGCAGCGTGGCAAGAATACCCAGAAGAATAAATTTCGGAGAGGCTTTTGAGCGTCCTGTCATTGCTCATCCTCCTGAAGGTAACGATAGGTCTTGGCAGTCGCTGCCATTTTCAGCTTCCCGCTCAGATCATCCTTCTCGAACGGCTCCAGCTTCATATCGCTGATGGTGACAATACGGGGTAACGCAGCGATGCCGCTGATAAAAGTGGCAAGCTGGTGGTAAGAACCCGAGACTTCGAGAGAAATCGGCAATTCGGCGTAAAATCCTTTCTTTTCTTCTGCGCTGGGCTTGAACTTTTTGATCTCGAGACCCGCGGCAAGACCAGTTTGCGACACGTCAACCAACAGGGACTCTACCTCGGTGGTTTCCGGTAACTGTCGCAACAACGCGCCGAAAGAGGCTTCCATTTCGGCAAGTTGCTCTTTATATAGTTCAAGCTTTGCAGCCTGGTCTGCCTTGACCTTGAATTCTTCTTTAAGCTCAACTTCCTTCTTTTCGTGTCGTTCCAGGACTTTCAACTGGTCCAGGGTGAGGAAGTAAATGCCCGCGCCAATGATCGCCACCATCAAGAAGAGGCATACGCTAAGCTTGATACCCTTCGGCGCAGAGCCTATGTTGTCGGGTTCAAGGTGATGCTGGATCTCTTCCCAATTCATTTCAGACCTCCATCATCGCTTTCCTCTTCAGTCGCATTCGGCGATGTCTGTTTTACCGTCAGGGTGAAGGTGCTGATGCGATTAACCGTGATATCTTCAATCTCGATAACGGTTAGATTCGGATCCTTGAGCCAATCCGAAGCGGACAGGTTGCGCATATAGGTTGAAACCCGAGCGTTGGATTCTGCTTCGCCGTTGATCAACAGGTTACTCCCGGTCTGGGTTAGCGATTCGAGGTAAACACCATTCGGAACCGTTGAAACAATTTCGCTGAACAGATGTACGATTGAAGGACGGCTTGCCTGCAAATCCTGGATAACCTCCATACGTTCAACCAGGCTACGTCGTACTTTTTGCAGTTCCCGAATTTCCTTGATTTCATCATCAAGTTTTTTGATTTCATTGGTCATGAAATTATTGCGCGATAGCTGGTAGTCTATTTTTGACTGCATCTGGAAATAAACTAAACCGTAAATGGCTCCAGCCAACACAATGCTCATAAACGCCATCATGAAGAATTCTTTTTTCTGCTCCTGGCGCAGCTCTTCGCGCCAGGGGAGTAGGTTGATCTTGGTAATGATCATGAGTATTCGACTCCTCGGATGGCTAGTCCCGCAGCAATCAGGAAGGCGGGTGCATCTGCTTCGAGATTAGCCTTGTTGACGCGACTCGTGGCAGACATGTCCGCAAAAGGGTTTGCAATCGAGGTCGGAACACCAATGTGGGATTCGGTCAGTTCTGCCAGATTTGGCAATGCGGCGGTGCCACCGGCCAGTACCAGGTGATCAATATCACCGATCGGGCCTCCAGCCGAGTAAAAGAACTGCAGAAAACGGCTAACCTGCTGGGCGGTGGTCTCTTTAAAGGGCTCGAGTACTTCGGGTTCATAGTTATCCGGCAAACCACCCTGGCGCTTGGCGAGCCCGGCCTCTTCATAGGATAAGCCGTAGCGGCGCATAATTTCTTCGGTCAACTGTTTGCCGCCAAAATTCTGTTCACGCGTATAGATCAAGTTGTGATTGTGAATCACGCTGAGACTGGTCATGGTCGCACCGATGTCAACAATGGCAATGGTCTTGTCCATACCTTCGTCCGGCATTTGAGACGCCATTGCAGAGAATACGGTTTCGACCGTGTAGGCCTCGATATCGACAATTTTGGGTGTCAGGCCGGCAAGTTCGACCGCCGCGACGCGATCGTCGACGTTCTCGCTGCGACAGGCAGCCAGCAGAACGTCAACAGTTTCGGGATTGGTATCGGTTTCACCGATAACGTGGAAATCAAGATTTACTTCCTCGAGGGGATATGGAATATACTGGTCGGCCTCGAGCTGGATCTGGCCTTCCATCTCGTCTTCGGAAAGACTGGCAGGCATGGTGATTTTCTTCGTGATGACCGATGAACCGGAAACAGCAATGGCACAATACTTGGTTTTTATTTTTGACTTGGCGAGCGCACGCTTTACACTCTCGCCTACTGATTCGACTTCGGCGATGTTTTTCTCGACGACCGCGTTAGCTGGAAGGGGTTCTACCCCGATACCTTCTATTCGGTAACTGGAACCGGTTTTGCTGAGTTCCATCAACTTGACCGATGTAGAACTGATATCTAGCCCAATAAGCGGCGGTTTTTTACGCGATAAAAACACCGGTATCCCTCGTCAATGTGCCTGTGATACTCGATCTTACTATGATAAATTACATTAAGATCTAGTCGTAAGTATTTAAAATGTTAAATTATTCTGATTAAACAAAAAGGAGTCTAGTGCAAGAATCTATACTTGTCGATACTTTTCATGTAACCGTTTATGTGTATAGCCTAACTTAATGAAAAAGCTAGTAAAAATTGTCTCTTGGTTGTTTGCCGCGGGTTCGATCGTTCTGATCGCAGGGGCGTTTTATATCTATGCTGTTTTGGTTCCCACGCTGCCTTCCATCGAGCATCTTGAAGATGCCCAGTACCAGGTGCCGTTGCGCATTTATGACAAGAATGAAATCTTGCTGGCCGAGTTCGGGGAACATCGTCGTATCCCCGTGAATTTCGACAAGATTCCGCGTTACCTGATTGATGCCGTGGTCGCGGTTGAGGATGATCAATTCTGGAATCATTCGGGCATCGATTTTTATGCGTTGGGTGCTGCTGCCTACGAGGTTGCGACCACCGGCCGAAAAACCCGCGGCGGAAGTACCATAACCATGCAGGTCGCTCGAAATTTTTTCCTGAGCCCGGAACAGACCTATGCACGCAAGTTCAATGAAATCCTGCTCGCGTGGAAGATCGAAAGCGAATTGGACAAGGAAAAGATCGTAGAGCTTTACCTCAATAAAATTTTTCTCGGTCATCGTGCATATGGCATAAGTGCAGCATCGCAGGTTTACTACGACAAGCAGCTTGGGGACCTGACCCTGGCGCAGGCAGCAATGATTGCTGGGTTACCCAAGGCGCCGTCCAAGTACAATCCGATATCCAACCCGGATCGGGCGCTGATTCGCCGTAACTACATTCTCGGGCGCATGCGTATCCTGAATTATATCGAGGAGGAGGAATTCCAACTGGCGCTCAACGAACCGATAACCGCCGAGTTACATAAAACCCGAATCTCTGCCGAGGCCCAGTATGTGTCCGAGCAGGTGCGGGCGCAGTTATTCGAACAGTATGGTGAAGAGGTTTACAAGGCAGGCCTCAAGGTTTACACAACGATAGATGGTGAACTTCAGGCAGTCGCTAACCGTGAGCTGCGTAGTGCCTTGCTCGATTACGATCGACGACACGGTTACCGTGGAGTGATTGACAAGATCGATTTGACCGAGGTTATCGAAGACCCTTTTGAAGAGGAGATGGTGCTCGACGAGCAAATTGGGGGATTACGCAAGGGTGTCGTAATCTCGATTAACGAGGCCATCCCCCCGAGCGCAGATGGTAGCACCGAGGGTGTGCCCGAGAGCGCGACCGTACTGATTTCGAATTATGAGCAAATTGTCATGCTGTTCGAGGGTGGTATCGATTGGGCCGCAAAGTTTATCGATGTTGACAACCAGGGACCGAAACCGGAAAAAATTGAGGACGTGCTCGCGGTCGGCGACGTGATATGGCTCGAGTGGCGTGATTCAAAGTGGTTACTCGCTGACGTGCCCACGGTAGATGGCGCCCTGGTGTCGATCGATCCCTCGGATGGGGGCATCCAGGCAATGGTGGGTGGTTTCGATTACTTCAAGAACAAGTTTAATCGTGCAACGCAGGCGCGACGTCAACCGGGTTCGAACTTCAAACCGTTTATATACTCGGCTGCCCTGGAAAAAGGCTTTACCGCGGCGACTATCATCAATGATGCACCGGTGGTTTTTGACGATGACTCGCTGGAGGCCACCTGGCGTCCGGAAAATTACTCGGGAAAATTCTACGGTCCTACGCGAATGCGAGAAGCGCTCGTTAAATCGCGTAACCTGGTCTCTATCCGCATATTGCAGTCGATCGGTCTGCGCTATGCCACCAGTTACATCCAGCGCTTTGGATTCGAACGCGAGCACATGCCATACGACTTATCGCTGGCTCTCGGTAGCGGAACATTTTCGCCCTTGCAGATGGCCCGGGCCTACGCGGTGTTCTCCAACGGCGGCTATCTGATAGATCCCTATATTATAAGTAGGGTCGAGTCGGGCACCGGCGAGGTAATTTACCAGCATAATCCCCAAACCGTTTGCCAGGGATGCGAAACGGAAAGCCTGGACCAGCTAACGGCAATTGAAGCCGCGGCCATTGCACAACAGGAGGTGGAACAGGAGGCCGCAGCGGTTAAGGCAAGCGACGAAAGTCAGCCCTCGGCTGATGGCACAGATGAACTCGAGAGCGGTATTGCTGTCGCGATTGAAGGGTCGTCCGCAGAACCGGGGCGCCGATATGCGCCACGCGTGATATCAGCACAGAATGCCTACATCATGCGATCGATGATGCGTGAAGTGGTGCAACGCGGTACCGCAGTGCGCGCGAAAGCATTGGGTCGCAACGATATCGCGGGGAAAACGGGAACCACCAACGATCAAATTGATGCCTGGTTTAGCGGTTTTAATGACCAGGTAGTGACGACTACCTGGGTGGGATTTGATAACCAGCGTCATATGGGTAACCGTGAAACCGGAGGGCGCGCGGCCCTGCCCATGTGGATCGGTTTTATGCGTGCTGCGCTTGAAGGGCGGCCGGAAAATTTGCAGGAACAACCCGAAGGCCTGATCACCATTCGTATCGATGGTGAAACCGGAAAACGAGCGGATGTTGATACCCGTAACAGCCTGTTCGAAGTTTTTCGTGTTGATAATGCGCCAAAAGAAAAAACCCTGGCGAGATCGAATAGCAGTAGTAGCTCGGGCGGGGTGGTAGTCAACGCTCCCGAGACTGAAGATGAGATCGTCGAAGACATCTTTTGAGCCCAGTTATCATTCCGCTGAGCCCAGCCGTTGTCGTCCCGCGGTTTGACCGCGGAATCCCCATTTACAATTTACCTTCGATGTTACTTCTGGATCCCGGATAAGAGCTGGCGCACTCTCCGGGATGACGCCGCTTTTGGCGGCGTCATTTACGAATGTCAAAACCGAATTCGTGAACCGAATCGATCAGAACACCCAGGTGATCGGGGTCGACCGCCGGGTGAATACCATGCCCGAGATTGAAAACGTGTCCCGGATGGTTGCCGAACCGAGCAATGATGTCCTGTACTTTTGCGCGGATGGTTTCAGGATCGGCATACAGCACGCAGGGATCGAGGTTACCCTGTAATGCGACCCTGTCTCCGACACGCGAGCGCGCCTCGTCAATGTCAATTGTCCAGTCGAGTCCGAGCGCATCGCAACCGGTATCTGCAATGTTTTCCAACCACTGCGCACCGCCCTTGGTGAACAATGTCACCGGGATGATCTGCCCTTCATGTTCACGCTTCAGGCCGGAGACGATCTGTTGCATGTAGTTGAGTGAGAAGTCACGGTAGGTTTGCGGAGTGAGCACACCACCCCAGGTATCAAAGATCATTACGGCCTGCGCGCCAGCCTCGATTTGTGCATTGAGATAAGCGGTGACCGCTCTAGCCAGGGTATCTAGCAACTGGTGTAGCGCTGACGGGCTTTCGTACATCATTCCTTTTATATAGCGATACTCCTTGGAACTGCCGCCCTCGACCATGTAGGTCGACAGGGTCCACGGGCTGCCGCTAAATCCGATCAACGGCACCTGGCCATTCAGCTCCTGTCGAACCAGGCTGACCGCATCGGTCACATAATTCAGGCTGTCGCCCGGGTCGGGAATGCCGAGGGCATTGATATCAACCAGGCTGCGCAGCGGGCGTTCGAATTTCGGGCCTTCGCCTTCAACGAAATAAAGACCGAGTCCCATCGCGTCCGGAATCGTCAGGATATCGGAAAACAGGATTGCCGCATCCAGATCGAAGCGTCGCAACGGCTGCAGCGTGACCTCGCAGGCGAGTTCCTTGTTTTTACACAGGTCAAGAAAACTACCGGCCTGTTTGCGCGTTGCCCGGTACTCGGGCAGGTAGCGACCTGCCTGGCGCATTATCCACACGGGCGTGGTGTCGGTCGGTTGGCGCAGCAATGCCCTGATCAAACGATCATTCTTAAGTACCGGTTGACTCATCAAACCTCCAGGTAATCAAGAATGCCTTCAGCGGCCTGGCGTCCCTCGTAGATCGCGGTCACGACCAGGTCTGAACCACGCACCATGTCGCCACCCGCAAACACCTTCGGATTACTGGTCTGAAACGGGAATTCCGCCTGTTCGGGGGCAACAACGTGCCCGCCATCATCCATTGCGATGGTATGGTCAACAAACCAGTCAGCCGGGCTCGGTCGAAAACCGAATGCAATCACCACCACGTCAGCGGGCAGGATCTCCTCGGAACCAGGAACGACTTCCGGGCGGCGTCTGCCCTGTTCGTCGGCCTCACCGAGCTCGGTGGAAATGAGCCTGATGCCTTCAACCTTGCCGTTGCCGACAATCTCGAGCGGTTGCCGGTTGTACAGGAACTCGATGCCTTCCTCCATTGCGTTATCGACTTCGCGCATCGAGCCAGGCATGTTTGCGCGGTCACGTCGATAGGCGCAGGTAACGCCGGTTGCGCCCTGGCGGATCGCGGTGCGGACGCAGTCCATTGCGGTGTCGCCGCCACCCAGCACGACAACCTGCTTGTCCTTGAAGTCGATAAACGCGGGCTTGTCACCACCGAACTCGATTTGATCGTAGATATTTGCGACCAGGTAAGGCAGGGCCTCGTAAACCCCCGGTTTATCCTCACCAGGAAAGTCGCCTTTCATATAAGTGTAGGTACCCATGCCGAGGAACACTGCATCATAGTCGGCGAGCAGTTGCTCAAACGCCAGGTCTTTGCCAATTTCAGTATTGAGGCGGAACTCTATGCCCATATCCTCGAACATCTTTCGGCGCCGCGTGATGACTTCTTTCTCGAGCTTGAACGGTGGGATACCGAAGGTCAACAGGCCACCGATTTCAGGGTATTTGTCGAACACCACGCAGGATATGCCATTGCGGGTCAACACGTCGGCACAGGCGATCCCGGCCGGGCCGGCGCCAATGACCGCAGCTTTTTTACCACTGGCGGTAACATTGGAAAGGTCGGGCGTCCAGCCCAGCTCGATTGCCTTGTCGGTAATATACTTTTCAACCGAGCCGATCGTGACCGCACCGAATCCGGTATTCAGCGTGCAGGCGCCTTCGCATAACCGGTCCTGGGGGCAGATGCGTCCGCAAACCTCC
It contains:
- a CDS encoding pilus assembly protein PilP, producing MTGRSKASPKFILLGILATLLSGCGAGLGDLQQFVQEIRERPPGRIEPIPEFQPYQNFEYASHDLRDPFKLVDFRRPDENPEEINELASGLRPDIDRVREPLEDFPLDTLRLKGTIDDKDGIKWGLIFAPDNTIHRVIEGNYMGQNHGRILSVTDQIIELTEIVPDGLGNYIERSSAVALIE
- a CDS encoding type 4a pilus biogenesis protein PilO produces the protein MNWEEIQHHLEPDNIGSAPKGIKLSVCLFLMVAIIGAGIYFLTLDQLKVLERHEKKEVELKEEFKVKADQAAKLELYKEQLAEMEASFGALLRQLPETTEVESLLVDVSQTGLAAGLEIKKFKPSAEEKKGFYAELPISLEVSGSYHQLATFISGIAALPRIVTISDMKLEPFEKDDLSGKLKMAATAKTYRYLQEDEQ
- a CDS encoding PilN domain-containing protein translates to MIITKINLLPWREELRQEQKKEFFMMAFMSIVLAGAIYGLVYFQMQSKIDYQLSRNNFMTNEIKKLDDEIKEIRELQKVRRSLVERMEVIQDLQASRPSIVHLFSEIVSTVPNGVYLESLTQTGSNLLINGEAESNARVSTYMRNLSASDWLKDPNLTVIEIEDITVNRISTFTLTVKQTSPNATEEESDDGGLK
- a CDS encoding pilus assembly protein PilM, with product MPVFLSRKKPPLIGLDISSTSVKLMELSKTGSSYRIEGIGVEPLPANAVVEKNIAEVESVGESVKRALAKSKIKTKYCAIAVSGSSVITKKITMPASLSEDEMEGQIQLEADQYIPYPLEEVNLDFHVIGETDTNPETVDVLLAACRSENVDDRVAAVELAGLTPKIVDIEAYTVETVFSAMASQMPDEGMDKTIAIVDIGATMTSLSVIHNHNLIYTREQNFGGKQLTEEIMRRYGLSYEEAGLAKRQGGLPDNYEPEVLEPFKETTAQQVSRFLQFFYSAGGPIGDIDHLVLAGGTAALPNLAELTESHIGVPTSIANPFADMSATSRVNKANLEADAPAFLIAAGLAIRGVEYS
- a CDS encoding penicillin-binding protein 1A, with protein sequence MKKLVKIVSWLFAAGSIVLIAGAFYIYAVLVPTLPSIEHLEDAQYQVPLRIYDKNEILLAEFGEHRRIPVNFDKIPRYLIDAVVAVEDDQFWNHSGIDFYALGAAAYEVATTGRKTRGGSTITMQVARNFFLSPEQTYARKFNEILLAWKIESELDKEKIVELYLNKIFLGHRAYGISAASQVYYDKQLGDLTLAQAAMIAGLPKAPSKYNPISNPDRALIRRNYILGRMRILNYIEEEEFQLALNEPITAELHKTRISAEAQYVSEQVRAQLFEQYGEEVYKAGLKVYTTIDGELQAVANRELRSALLDYDRRHGYRGVIDKIDLTEVIEDPFEEEMVLDEQIGGLRKGVVISINEAIPPSADGSTEGVPESATVLISNYEQIVMLFEGGIDWAAKFIDVDNQGPKPEKIEDVLAVGDVIWLEWRDSKWLLADVPTVDGALVSIDPSDGGIQAMVGGFDYFKNKFNRATQARRQPGSNFKPFIYSAALEKGFTAATIINDAPVVFDDDSLEATWRPENYSGKFYGPTRMREALVKSRNLVSIRILQSIGLRYATSYIQRFGFEREHMPYDLSLALGSGTFSPLQMARAYAVFSNGGYLIDPYIISRVESGTGEVIYQHNPQTVCQGCETESLDQLTAIEAAAIAQQEVEQEAAAVKASDESQPSADGTDELESGIAVAIEGSSAEPGRRYAPRVISAQNAYIMRSMMREVVQRGTAVRAKALGRNDIAGKTGTTNDQIDAWFSGFNDQVVTTTWVGFDNQRHMGNRETGGRAALPMWIGFMRAALEGRPENLQEQPEGLITIRIDGETGKRADVDTRNSLFEVFRVDNAPKEKTLARSNSSSSSGGVVVNAPETEDEIVEDIF
- the hemE gene encoding uroporphyrinogen decarboxylase, encoding MSQPVLKNDRLIRALLRQPTDTTPVWIMRQAGRYLPEYRATRKQAGSFLDLCKNKELACEVTLQPLRRFDLDAAILFSDILTIPDAMGLGLYFVEGEGPKFERPLRSLVDINALGIPDPGDSLNYVTDAVSLVRQELNGQVPLIGFSGSPWTLSTYMVEGGSSKEYRYIKGMMYESPSALHQLLDTLARAVTAYLNAQIEAGAQAVMIFDTWGGVLTPQTYRDFSLNYMQQIVSGLKREHEGQIIPVTLFTKGGAQWLENIADTGCDALGLDWTIDIDEARSRVGDRVALQGNLDPCVLYADPETIRAKVQDIIARFGNHPGHVFNLGHGIHPAVDPDHLGVLIDSVHEFGFDIRK
- a CDS encoding FAD-dependent oxidoreductase, encoding MPNVFQFLEVQRTDPGKKPAFVRVNEFGEIYGDYEQQEAAEQAERCIECGNPYCEWKCPVHNYIPNWLKLVAEGNLMEAVEMSHKTNSLPEVCGRICPQDRLCEGACTLNTGFGAVTIGSVEKYITDKAIELGWTPDLSNVTASGKKAAVIGAGPAGIACADVLTRNGISCVVFDKYPEIGGLLTFGIPPFKLEKEVITRRRKMFEDMGIEFRLNTEIGKDLAFEQLLADYDAVFLGMGTYTYMKGDFPGEDKPGVYEALPYLVANIYDQIEFGGDKPAFIDFKDKQVVVLGGGDTAMDCVRTAIRQGATGVTCAYRRDRANMPGSMREVDNAMEEGIEFLYNRQPLEIVGNGKVEGIRLISTELGEADEQGRRRPEVVPGSEEILPADVVVIAFGFRPSPADWFVDHTIAMDDGGHVVAPEQAEFPFQTSNPKVFAGGDMVRGSDLVVTAIYEGRQAAEGILDYLEV